The Montipora foliosa isolate CH-2021 chromosome 6, ASM3666993v2, whole genome shotgun sequence genome includes the window tcattttgctATCGAGATTCCTATACAAATCCTCATaatttttttaccctccgagtctTGGTTGCCATTGTACTATCCAGCTGAATAAGACATTTCCTTACGTCAGAAGTAGCTGTATGAGACTGATGTacctctgcacgtgcatttttagaaAAGGAACTTGAGCGAAGTGTTCACTATGGCACAACTACCAGGAGAGGGTTGGAAACACTTTCAGACTTTGAgcaatttgtttgaaaaagcTGAATTGAAAGGACAAGTGGCTAAGCCCACAGACATTGTAAAGAAGGGGAAACCTGTGCTGAGGCAGTGGCAATTGAACCTTTGTGTAAATTGTCATCAAAAGACCAAACTTTCCTTTTGGAAAAGGTAAGCTTCTCAGTCTGCTATGATATTACctaatttttaaaaagacatGTTCTCATGATTAACAAGGAATAACAATAAGTTTGGTAGCACATGTGTTGGGACAGGAAGAGTTAATTACAATTTGTAAAGCTTTAAACTTTATGAAAACAATGGTTGAGGATACTCAAGTTTTAATTGAACTGTGTTGTGCTTACAAGTTTGAGGTTGTTCTTcttgaaaacaaatattttataataatgACGGGTGTTATTCTGTGCATGTTGATCTTCACAAAGATGGAGTGTGAGACTAGTGTGACTTAAAGAGACAGTAGACAGTTATGCATTTCCCCTTTTTAGGTTCAGTTGTTAAGTAACATGAAAGGGGGAATTTGTTTGGCTATTAACCATGGCAGACTGAAAAAGAGACTGAGGAAACGTTGGTTTGACATGAATGTTGTGGCTTTATTGCTAACCCACTTATTAATTATCCATAGAATTTTAGATTAATTGAAATCTTTTGTAACAGTTTTTGGATAAATGACTTTGTACTTTTGTTTCCAGGTAGCAAAATGTGAGATGAGCCTAGAGGAACTTAAAAGTTCTGCAACAGAGATCAAGTGTTTAAGGCCCATCCAGGAGGCTATTGTCAACTTCTTCCAATTAAATACGTGGGAGGATGTTCAAACTGAATTTGGCAGTACTGTCTCGCCTGAAAAGCTCTTGCAGTTTACAGTGagtacttaaagagcagcaatTATTGTTCTTTATTAGTTCACCATTCCAGCAACACCTAAGAATATCCCAGTTGGCTCCAGTTGTAATTTGAGCGGCCctattttgcaacttttgaagGCAGAGGCTTTGGACTTTTATCTTGGTTTTTAttccattcacccctaaacttgccatacttagtattttactctgtctaactccagacaattttacttgtcaatagggaacccccaggagtcaatgggttaattcactcactgaaaaactatgttccATTAAAGGCTATCAAATTTACtctcttttccatttttcaggGAAAAGATTTGGAACAGACCCATGAGTTCCAGAAATTCTTAGACCTCTTGAAGCGAAAGAAAGATGGAGATGCTGTCGAAATGACTGATATTATAAATGGGCGGTTGGGTGCACTGGGGCTAATCATTTCTAGCAAAACACTGCTTGATGTAGAGCAGAATTCTATTGCTAAGCTGCCACACTTTCAAGGAGCCTTTTTGGCAATCGGGAAAGCTGGTGAGCATTGCAAGGTAAGGCTGATTGAGACCAATTTTCTCAATACCGTTTAGACTTTGTGAACTGAAATTTACTCACTGTCTCTGGTGGCACCTTCCTGGCAAACCAGAAATTAAAGTGTACCATAAATACCACATTTGAATGGCCTTAAAATTTCATATATTATCTTTCAATCAATCTTTCAGTGCTCTATCAGTCTTGTCACAGTTAGTATGCTCGACTTGGTGTCAAATACAAGTGTGCATGTTCTGTGAATGTTTGCTAGTTTCCTGCCtgtttttagtttatttaataattgacaaaacacaataattatgttttgtcaatttaaaatgaatattattttaaaaaatgtttttgttgttcaCAGAATGCCTCTGATGCTATTGGGGTGATTGCCAGAATCAACTTTACAAAGTTGACATCGTTTAACATAGTGCTCTTTACAGTAATTGATGATGTAAAAAAGCTCAAAGACAAGATGATGGAAGAGGGTGCTACGCATGCACAAACTGGACATTTCTATGTCCAAAACAAGCCCTCAAGTGACAGTCAAGGTAAAATACAGGAGGAacattttttaattacctttcaAGCTGACCACTGCAAAttctttcattattattttgtgatatttttgtTATAGCAACAGTTCCTTTTATAATAAATAAAGAATACATGTACCTGTGCAGGCACATCTCTATATGGGCATGTCCTAACTCTCACAACCATGCATTTCAGGGCCATATTTGAAGGAGTCCCTCAGCACCTTTGTGGTAGGACACTGGTCAGTATCCAGACAGGTGACATCAAGGCATTTGTCTGTTGCAAACAGTGGAAATGTCATATTTGTGGAGCATGTTCCTTCACAGTGTAGCAGTTCAGAAACACTACCAGTTAAAGCCTACACCTGGCTTGTGAATCACCTGTCAAGGGAAGGGGATGCTGTGGTAGAT containing:
- the LOC138007652 gene encoding uncharacterized protein: MSLEELKSSATEIKCLRPIQEAIVNFFQLNTWEDVQTEFGSTVSPEKLLQFTGKDLEQTHEFQKFLDLLKRKKDGDAVEMTDIINGRLGALGLIISSKTLLDVEQNSIAKLPHFQGAFLAIGKAGEHCKNASDAIGVIARINFTKLTSFNIVLFTVIDDVKKLKDKMMEEGATHAQTGHFYVQNKPSSDSQGPYLKESLSTFVVGHWSVSRQVTSRHLSVANSGNVIFVEHVPSQCSSSETLPVKAYTWLVNHLSREGDAVVDVGSNTGYAMVAALKEGRNAVWLSTASQSELVRVQTRISTLLFSET